The sequence gctttatctcaccccactcccaccagccccagagatccaccacttgagccttcagtttaccaactcacttgggtcccactggcatacaaatggtcaaataccagttgttggcacagccctggtcgaaggggttgttgttccggagtgatttgccctggagggagatggggatgggaagaggagctcagaatcagcaggactgggcaaggccatctcccagtgactcctcctaagtcagtcagcttagccagggctcagcccaggcctggagcaagattctaagggcaggggagcccaagagtgacccagggcctcctgccttcctatgctcctaggaagagtgacctcccttgacccacttgtgagcagctctccgcagacagtgctgacactgcactcctttctcctgccttctcagggctcctcatcatcctgtgcctccctgtgcaagatccttgttctgtctccattggccacacctgtcctcttacctcatccttccacacacccccctttttaaaaaaaatattttttagttgttgatagaccttattattattttttaatttgtatggggtgctgaggatcaaactcagtgcctcacacatgctaggcaagttctctgccacggagctacaaccccagcccctttcagataccttttaaactcttccttgtgctgctcaattgctccaaagacaatgtcaccaccccactcccacttcatttccccacctctcattttttttttctaaaattatgccttaactgaatttcactatctgggaggacaggggcagtggggaggccccatcatagtttcctagtcaaaaatcacatggcccaggaaaatctgggctgaaggccttcagtacacaaagcagtaaaggtcaagctcaaagtaaaggcagaccacagggctgatgaataagggccaagcacagagtctcaggtgggaggaggaccagatatggcagtggtgggctggggattaaaaggatgggaggtgatgagcaggtaggctcctctgtctgttcactgtctcggggtctgcagcgtcccctcccccactgatgctgcccaccagtcttactgaaagagcctttagtcaagagattgccatactaaaggaatcccagggcagagatgcccacccctatcattcctattcaacactaaaaagaaaaagcaataaagatacacagattgcaaagaaggtaatgaaactgttcttcacagatgacaattttctatgtagaatgtacaacagccacaaaatgctgagggagaactcagtggttgagcaccccggattcaacccctagtcctagaaaaacaacactaaggactcctgctcttgggaagatgctatgaagaaaatggaatgacaagtcacagattgcaagaagagatgtgcaaaacctagatctgaatctgatgtagaaaactcttaaaactcaataagaaaacaaccgttttttcaaatgggcaaaagattggagtaaacgcttttgggggggagtgggtaccacggattgaatatagggacagtcaaccactgagccacatccccagtcctttttttttttttgtattttattagagacagggtctcacagagttgcttagtgcctcgctttgctgaggctggctttgaactcggaatcctcctgtctcagcctcccaagctgctgggattacaggtgtgcgccactgtgccctgccaggagtaaacattttaccaaagacccactgaaggccaaacagacatgaaaataggctcaacatcattactcattaggaaaacacaacctggaaccttaatgaaatactacgactcatttaataagacaggtttgattaaaagacaaaacaaaataacaaaggacagtgtgaggggctggggttgtggctcagtggtacaatgcttgcctagtgtgtgtgaggcactgaatttgattcttagcactgcatataaataaatacaaggtcaactgatacctaaaatatatttgaaaaaaaaagtgtgaaatgttggtgaggatgtgaagcaactggaattcccaacattgctggtagaatttagaaaccttacagttgttttggaagacaaatttggcaatttcctacaaagttccacacgtgtttaccttatgactcagcaatgccacccttaagaatttattcaacaaaaaacaaaacttatgttcacatgcctgtgcatcaatgtatggggcagctttatttataactaccccaaactagctaggcatagtggcccacacctataatcccagaggcttgggagcctgacgcaagaggatggcaagttcaaagtcagcctcagcaacttagtgatgtgctaagcaacttagtgagaccctgtctgaaaattaaaaaaaaaaaaaaatttaaacataatggGATGGGTgctagggatgtgcctcagtaaTTAAACACCCcccggttcaatttctagtatgaaacaaacaaaacaaaacaaacaaaaatactcgcaaaaactagacataatgtaaaaaatccttcgtttgatgaatgtataaacaatctatagggcatccatacgcttctacacagcaataaaagaaataaaatactgatatgagcgacaacatggatgaatctcaaatacattgtcctaaataaataaagccagagaaaagaaggcaatgactccatttacatgtgatcctggaaaaaaagaaaaaccagaaggacatagggagagagactgacaacaacaggtgaatgaaaggatattctgGAGTAAAGAAACTGCCTAAACTTGATCATGCTGGAGAATGCAGGACAGTATACAGTTGTCAAAATCCCATATCCTAGACTAAAAGGGTGaattttgcagttttaatttattcctcaataaatgagtttttgttgttttttcttttaaatcccaccatggctcccaggtttccacttcatcaaaactaaatttcacgctcaacttttagtggctttttaatcttgactcctccttataaattatctggcaccttgggtttgatttagaatcgttccttcctcatttccttaacatcctacattcgggtttctctgcctttttgcaaaggtgtgcctctcacagacaacaccctcctgtcttccacctttgcaaaatcacacctaggacaggaagagtggcacgtcctcctctacaatgctggcctcgccaaactcagtttcttgcaggctgctacaccactcaggaccgacccccgtctcaagcgtttccctaggtgtctgctggtgttattctgatcacagggttcttatcaacacaagcgcatgatgcacccatccctcaaataacaggctctccatgcaatgcacccacgaggaagaatgaccactgagctccagggggaggaaagatctgagctgcatcttaaggggtgggtctggaaggactcatgaggcaccatcaggaccaagggcagtgaagatcagccgaaagtgccggattcccaaagatgcaagatgcctccgcaccgtctggtattgcagtactcgcttaccttgctcaccgacacagcctgtatcatcaggagcagaatgacaggcagcaggagtaccaagacgggtacagctactgcgatgctgtgcatacacaagctaagaagaacagacaaactcttctctcctggccccgcccaacgacccacagccctcattagccccgccctggctggccccgcccacccactttttcctccctggactggacaattaatccagcacacccaagagaaacctcaccccaccatgctggcctcccacttgacccttttcaaccttcattaccccacttcttggcctccctagattcttaactccatagtccatcctaccacgcccatctccctgaccccactcgccttcaatctgtccttcataggtcctcccaagtagcttctccctttagccctgcccacaacatcagccctccctcggttaaccccacctcttggctgtcctgccccttggctgtccgtccctccccacaacccattctcttcccagtgtgggcccttgggactgggtggatacgccatggctgagtccagcgacaaggccatgtgtcttgtacgaatgagaaaaagcacactggtagccagaagaacaaccagataaaggcacagggacaccagcagcagcacgaatacgcggaaatttctttgacctacacaattgtttacccacaggcagtggtggtcaaagtcctaggggagagaaggcagacttgagggtctatttggcttcacccaatacccccaaatcttgaggccccccctcaacccagcccctagacctcctgctcttggccctgcacgtgagctcccatctccagggtgaaaccagcacgtccatggatagagcacagttaggacgccatggctcatcaggtcatttgtcatgagtgaggtctctagagacaagacctgcctggtgtcactttgagcaggatacagaaaagctgtgaagctgtattttttcagatactgggtaaggatgagaagaatttctagcccagccagccttctgtacttggaaacccgtgcaaggtgtgcacatgagagaagagcactcggaacccaggaaaccctcaattggacacccagaggtggacaggcaacaatacccagaacagggcagcagccagcctaaagttatgggtatctagtatcagcaagctagtgggacagtcactgcctttcctccccttgactccaccaggctcagcacagatggtgccctttgcatgtcagcacctgtgcaagCAATGCCAGCATCTCAGGACAAGTGCAGAACTGGAGGCAATAACATATATAAGTGACCAAGAGTGGCTGAGAGCCACTTGTAGCAGTGTGGGAAGATGATCTCATACCCACCCCTGGACCACATATGATGTGAGGTTCCTGGACCTGGCCAGGTGCCCTGGGATGGGTTGgtgagtggacaggaaggaggagtacTTACCTCCACACAGATATTACAGAAGGGACAGTGGTGGGTCCGGGGTGGACAATGGAAAGAACACTTCGAGCACCACTGCAGGCGAAAGGCCGTGTTGTTCACTCGTGCTATGTATTGAATGTTGGGGTCCTCTTCTAAGGAGCCTGGCAGGGGAAGAGATTTGGGCAGTGGCAGGAGGCCCTTCCACCATTCTACTGCTTGGGGCTGCCCCATAGCATCATTGGGCAACAAGAAGTGTGGGGAGGAGGAGTGCAGGGGAATCCCGGTCCCTGTTGAGCAAGCTGACCACTCAGATGGGCGGCAGTCAGAGAGAAAGGGCTGTCCAGCCACAGGAGCTCTATACAGAGCTCTCCCCTTTTGGAATAGTGATCAGTGCTTGAAGTCGTGTGTAAAATGGGAACGCGGAGGAGTGAACTGCGTGGTTTggaagggcctgctggcctctcttgtcagcctgcccagtccttccttcgaaagcagct comes from Callospermophilus lateralis isolate mCalLat2 unplaced genomic scaffold, mCalLat2.hap1 Scaffold_659, whole genome shotgun sequence and encodes:
- the LOC143386892 gene encoding palmitoyltransferase ZDHHC19-like; translation: MASSQSITPPNEPPIESSWLKPSLFPAFNAMLLITISGIFFAFPCRWLAQNGQWEFAVVSGLFFILSFCSLIFLNGSDPGILHKGSLEEDPNIQYIARVNNTAFRLQWCSKCSFHCPPRTHHCPFCNICVEDFDHHCLWVNNCVGQRNFRVFVLLLVSLCLYLVVLLATSVLFLIRTRHMALSLDSAMAIAVAVPVLVLLLPVILLLMIQAVSVSKVSEKYKGVGKSLQNNNPFDQGCANNWYLTICMPVGPK